A genomic segment from Streptomyces sp. NBC_00237 encodes:
- a CDS encoding helix-turn-helix domain-containing protein, translated as MPLTLMSRAPERAPRQATDPTPPPSPRSGWLVQMLSEMPDTNDRNHVYLGVHVRGRVTVVHERATTLLEPNDLVFCDPARQHLLRFGEDCRMIFFRVPRCYLGVTEPELNQVLGVPVRGGEGIGALASGFLTALAAEAEFRRSTIGDRRARTAVHLLSVLVMELLEADTTDEADDASGAVNEMLSRIHGYIEEHLMDQDLSPESIARAHHISVRYLQKLFQNDGSTVSQWVRQRRLAFCRLELGRSHRRVTMAAVAHRWGFSSPLHFSRTFRGAYGMSPSEWQALATSAFATTPAGAPDERRR; from the coding sequence ATGCCCCTCACACTGATGTCCCGTGCCCCCGAACGGGCGCCCCGGCAGGCGACCGATCCGACCCCGCCCCCCTCCCCGCGCTCGGGGTGGCTGGTCCAGATGCTCTCCGAGATGCCGGACACGAACGACCGGAACCACGTCTACCTCGGCGTCCACGTCCGTGGGCGCGTCACCGTCGTCCACGAGCGGGCCACGACCCTGTTGGAGCCGAACGACCTGGTCTTCTGCGACCCGGCCCGACAGCACCTGCTGCGGTTCGGCGAGGACTGCCGGATGATCTTCTTCCGCGTCCCCCGGTGCTATCTGGGCGTCACGGAGCCGGAACTGAACCAGGTGCTCGGCGTCCCCGTACGCGGCGGGGAGGGGATCGGGGCGCTGGCGTCCGGCTTCCTGACCGCGCTCGCCGCCGAGGCGGAGTTCCGCCGGTCCACGATCGGGGACCGGCGCGCCAGGACGGCCGTACACCTCCTCTCCGTCCTGGTCATGGAACTCCTCGAAGCGGACACCACGGACGAGGCCGACGACGCGTCCGGTGCCGTCAACGAGATGCTGTCCCGCATCCACGGCTACATCGAAGAGCACCTGATGGACCAGGACCTCTCACCGGAGTCGATCGCACGCGCCCACCACATCTCCGTCCGGTACCTGCAGAAGCTCTTCCAGAACGACGGCAGCACGGTGAGCCAGTGGGTGCGGCAGCGCAGGCTCGCCTTCTGCCGACTCGAACTGGGCCGCTCCCACCGGCGGGTCACCATGGCCGCGGTCGCCCACCGCTGGGGCTTCAGCAGCCCCTTGCACTTCAGCCGCACGTTCCGCGGGGCCTACGGCATGAGCCCCAGCGAGTGGCAGGCGCTGGCGACCTCGGCCTTCGCGACGACGCCTGCCGGTGCCCCGGACGAGCGAAGGCGCTGA
- a CDS encoding alpha/beta fold hydrolase has product MKELITTDGARLAYQDTGGEGVPLVMLHGWGQTQAMFRHQAEGLAPGRRVVTVDLRGHGKSGKPRHGYRIARLSRDVLELVDHLGLGRFDALGWSMGVSVWWSFIDQYGTGRIRRFVAVDQPAAVAAVPWMTEREQRDCGAIFDVSGLLYLGAALAGPEGDTVRADFVRGMFSGEPDPEVLAFVDEEIRSTPAHAGVPLLFDHCAQDWRDVLPRIDVPTLVIGCEGSHVHPDSQAFVAERIPGARLHVFASDVASSHFPFLENPPAFNAVVEKFLAEEPANGA; this is encoded by the coding sequence ATGAAAGAACTGATCACGACGGACGGCGCACGGCTCGCGTACCAGGACACCGGCGGCGAGGGCGTTCCGCTGGTGATGCTGCACGGCTGGGGGCAGACGCAGGCGATGTTCCGCCACCAGGCCGAGGGGCTGGCGCCCGGCAGGCGCGTCGTCACCGTCGACCTCCGCGGCCACGGCAAGTCCGGCAAGCCGCGTCACGGCTACCGCATCGCCCGGCTCTCCCGCGACGTGCTCGAACTCGTCGACCATCTCGGTCTCGGCCGTTTCGACGCACTGGGCTGGTCCATGGGCGTCTCGGTGTGGTGGAGCTTCATCGACCAGTACGGGACCGGACGGATCCGGCGGTTCGTCGCCGTCGACCAGCCCGCGGCGGTCGCCGCCGTGCCCTGGATGACCGAGCGCGAACAGCGGGACTGCGGTGCCATCTTCGACGTGTCGGGGCTGCTGTACCTGGGTGCGGCACTCGCGGGGCCGGAGGGCGACACGGTCCGCGCCGACTTCGTGCGCGGCATGTTCTCCGGCGAGCCCGACCCCGAGGTGCTGGCCTTCGTCGACGAGGAGATCCGGTCGACCCCCGCCCACGCGGGCGTACCGCTCCTGTTCGACCACTGCGCGCAGGACTGGCGCGACGTGCTTCCCCGGATCGACGTACCGACCCTGGTGATCGGCTGTGAGGGAAGCCATGTGCACCCCGATTCGCAAGCCTTCGTCGCCGAGCGGATTCCCGGCGCACGCCTGCACGTCTTCGCCTCCGACGTGGCGAGCTCGCACTTCCCCTTCCTGGAGAACCCGCCCGCCTTCAACGCCGTGGTGGAGAAGTTCCTGGCCGAGGAGCCGGCGAACGGGGCGTGA